The following are encoded together in the Serratia sp. UGAL515B_01 genome:
- the pxpA gene encoding 5-oxoprolinase subunit PxpA: MIVDLNADLGEGCANDEALLQLVSSANIACGFHAGDAQTMRQSVRWAMQYGVAIGAHPSFLDRENFGRTRMQLPEETVYAQVVYQLGALAAITHAEGGVMTHVKPHGMLYNQAAVEPALADAIARAVLAVSPALCLVGLAGSELIRAGEKLGLATRQEVFADRGYQADGTLVPRGQPGALIASDEQALEQTLEMVRHHRVRTISGSWAAVQAETVCLHGDGEHALVYARKLRASFAQHKITVSAELRNTQSENKI; this comes from the coding sequence ATGATCGTCGATTTAAATGCCGATCTCGGTGAAGGTTGTGCCAATGATGAGGCGCTGCTGCAATTGGTGAGTTCTGCCAACATTGCCTGTGGTTTCCACGCGGGAGATGCTCAGACCATGCGTCAGTCAGTACGCTGGGCGATGCAGTACGGTGTAGCAATTGGTGCACATCCCAGTTTCCTCGATCGTGAAAATTTTGGCCGTACCCGTATGCAATTACCTGAGGAGACGGTTTATGCACAAGTTGTCTATCAGCTAGGCGCGCTGGCTGCGATTACGCATGCAGAGGGGGGAGTCATGACCCATGTTAAACCCCACGGTATGCTTTACAACCAGGCTGCAGTGGAACCTGCATTAGCCGACGCGATTGCCAGAGCTGTGCTGGCGGTCAGCCCGGCATTGTGTTTGGTTGGGTTGGCTGGCAGTGAGCTTATCCGGGCTGGCGAGAAACTGGGGTTAGCAACCAGGCAAGAGGTTTTTGCCGATCGCGGTTATCAGGCTGATGGCACTTTGGTACCTCGTGGGCAGCCTGGGGCACTGATCGCCAGTGACGAGCAGGCGCTGGAGCAAACCTTAGAGATGGTGCGTCACCATCGGGTGCGAACCATTAGCGGAAGTTGGGCTGCTGTTCAGGCAGAAACTGTCTGCCTGCACGGGGATGGCGAACATGCTTTGGTTTATGCTCGTAAACTGCGAGCGAGCTTTGCCCAACATAAAATTACTGTCAGTGCAGAATTAAGAAATACTCAAAGTGAAAATAAAATATAA
- the nei gene encoding endonuclease VIII, with product MPEGPEIRRAADQLAAVMIGQPLTTVWFAFPQLKHYQAELIGGTITSIQPRGKALLTHFSTGLTMYSHNQLYGVWKIAWAGETPQTKRDLRVRLETAERAILLYSASDITLAPRSEIEQHPFLQRIGPDVLDSAVTEQQVEQRLLSAAFCKRQLGGMLLDQSFLAGLGNYLRAEILWQAQLAPAHKPQDLSLDQRHKLAQALLEIPRISYHTRGQVDGGHHHGTVFSFKVFHRSGEPCLRCGGMIEKISLSSRPFYWCPLCQK from the coding sequence ATGCCGGAAGGACCAGAAATCCGCCGGGCTGCAGACCAACTTGCGGCGGTGATGATTGGTCAGCCGCTCACTACAGTCTGGTTTGCCTTTCCACAGCTGAAGCACTATCAGGCTGAATTGATCGGCGGCACTATTACTTCCATACAACCGCGTGGTAAAGCCTTGTTAACTCACTTTTCCACTGGGCTGACGATGTACAGCCATAACCAACTTTATGGCGTATGGAAGATTGCATGGGCAGGTGAAACGCCGCAAACCAAACGTGACCTGCGTGTTAGATTGGAAACTGCCGAGCGGGCAATCTTGTTGTACAGTGCTTCTGATATTACTCTCGCACCGAGAAGTGAGATCGAACAACATCCGTTTTTACAGCGAATTGGCCCAGATGTGCTGGATAGCGCTGTTACCGAGCAACAGGTGGAACAACGCCTGCTGTCTGCGGCATTTTGCAAGCGGCAACTGGGTGGCATGCTGCTGGACCAATCTTTTCTGGCGGGGTTGGGTAACTATCTGCGAGCAGAGATTTTGTGGCAAGCGCAATTGGCACCCGCGCATAAACCGCAGGATTTATCGCTGGATCAACGGCATAAATTGGCGCAGGCGTTACTGGAAATTCCTCGTATTTCTTACCATACTCGCGGGCAAGTGGATGGTGGCCATCATCATGGGACGGTGTTCAGTTTCAAAGTGTTCCATCGCAGTGGTGAGCCCTGCCTACGTTGTGGCGGTATGATAGAAAAGATATCGCTGTCGTCGCGGCCATTCTATTGGTGCCCGCTATGCCAGAAATGA
- a CDS encoding citrate synthase — MTDKKATLHINNSEAMIELGVLTPTLGPDVIDVRALGSKGYFTFDPGFTSTASCESKITFIDGDKGILLHRGFPIEQLAKQSSYLEVCYILLYGETPTAEEFETFKTTVTRHTMIHDQITHLFRGFRRDSHPMAVLCGVTGALAAFYHDALDVNNERHREITAFRLLSKMPTVAAMCYKYSQGQPFVYPRNELSYAGNFLHMMFATPCEEYVVNPVLERAMDRILILHADHEQNASTSTVRTAGSSGANPFACIAAGIASLWGPAHGGANEAALKMLEEIKTVEHIPEFIRRAKDKNDSFRLMGFGHRVYKNYDPRATVMRETCHEVLKELNKKDDNLLDVAMELEHIALNDPYFIEKKLYPNVDFYSGIILKAMGIPSSMFTVIFAIARTIGWIAHWNEMHDEGIKIARPRQLYTGYAEREFVSQVKK, encoded by the coding sequence ATGACTGATAAGAAAGCGACGCTACATATCAATAATAGCGAAGCTATGATCGAACTGGGCGTACTCACCCCAACACTGGGCCCCGACGTTATTGACGTACGGGCACTAGGTTCTAAAGGTTACTTCACGTTCGACCCCGGTTTTACTTCTACCGCTTCCTGCGAATCCAAAATCACTTTCATCGATGGCGACAAAGGCATTTTGCTGCACCGCGGCTTTCCTATCGAACAGTTAGCGAAGCAATCTTCCTATCTAGAAGTGTGTTACATCCTTTTATACGGCGAGACCCCGACGGCAGAAGAGTTCGAAACCTTTAAAACTACCGTGACGCGCCACACCATGATCCATGACCAGATCACCCATCTGTTCCGTGGTTTCCGCCGTGACTCACATCCCATGGCGGTCCTGTGTGGTGTGACCGGTGCGCTAGCTGCTTTCTACCACGATGCTCTCGACGTCAATAACGAACGTCACCGCGAAATCACTGCGTTCCGCCTGCTGTCCAAAATGCCTACCGTTGCAGCAATGTGTTACAAATATTCCCAAGGGCAGCCATTTGTCTACCCGCGTAACGAGCTATCCTATGCAGGTAACTTCCTGCACATGATGTTTGCAACACCTTGTGAAGAATATGTGGTGAATCCAGTACTGGAACGTGCCATGGATCGTATTCTGATCTTGCATGCCGATCACGAGCAAAACGCATCAACATCGACCGTACGTACTGCAGGTTCTTCCGGGGCCAACCCGTTTGCCTGTATTGCAGCGGGTATCGCATCCCTTTGGGGGCCAGCTCACGGCGGTGCTAACGAAGCCGCATTAAAAATGCTGGAAGAGATAAAAACCGTTGAACACATTCCGGAATTCATCAGACGTGCCAAAGACAAGAACGACTCATTCCGCCTGATGGGCTTTGGCCACCGTGTATACAAGAACTACGATCCGCGTGCTACCGTAATGCGCGAAACCTGCCATGAAGTACTGAAAGAGCTGAACAAGAAAGACGACAATCTGTTAGACGTTGCGATGGAGCTGGAACACATTGCGCTCAACGACCCTTACTTTATCGAGAAAAAACTGTATCCAAATGTCGATTTCTATTCAGGAATTATTCTGAAGGCCATGGGTATTCCTTCTTCAATGTTCACCGTTATCTTCGCCATTGCCCGCACCATTGGCTGGATTGCTCATTGGAACGAAATGCACGATGAAGGCATCAAGATCGCACGCCCACGCCAGCTGTACACCGGGTATGCAGAACGTGAGTTCGTTTCTCAGGTTAAAAAATAA
- a CDS encoding succinate dehydrogenase iron-sulfur subunit has protein sequence MKLEFSIYRYNPDVDNAPYMQDFTLEAAEGRDMMLLDALIQLKEGDPTLSFRRSCREGVCGSDGLNMNGKNGLACITPISSLRKGNNKIVIRPLPGLPVVRDLVVDMGQFYTQYEKIKPFLLNDGKNPPAREHLQSPESRAKLDGLYECILCACCSTSCPSFWWNPDKFVGPAGLLAAYRFLIDSRDTETEARLDSLDDAFSVFRCHSIMNCVNVCPKGLNPTRAIGHIKSMLLQRGA, from the coding sequence ATGAAACTTGAATTCTCTATCTATCGCTACAATCCGGATGTTGACAACGCGCCGTATATGCAGGACTTCACTCTGGAAGCGGCAGAAGGTCGAGACATGATGCTGTTGGATGCGTTGATCCAACTGAAAGAAGGCGATCCGACGTTATCGTTCCGCCGTTCTTGCCGTGAAGGTGTGTGCGGTTCAGACGGTCTCAACATGAATGGTAAAAACGGTTTGGCCTGTATTACTCCGATCTCGTCATTGCGTAAGGGCAATAACAAGATCGTAATTCGCCCGCTGCCGGGGTTACCCGTTGTGCGCGATCTGGTGGTTGATATGGGGCAGTTTTATACCCAATACGAAAAGATCAAGCCGTTCTTGCTGAATGATGGTAAGAATCCGCCTGCGCGTGAGCATCTGCAGTCGCCGGAAAGCCGGGCCAAACTGGATGGTTTGTATGAATGTATCCTCTGTGCCTGCTGTTCAACTTCTTGTCCCTCTTTCTGGTGGAACCCTGACAAGTTTGTGGGGCCGGCTGGCCTGTTGGCAGCATACCGTTTCCTGATCGATAGCCGTGATACGGAAACGGAAGCACGCTTGGATTCTCTGGACGATGCATTCAGTGTTTTCCGCTGCCATAGCATCATGAATTGTGTCAATGTGTGTCCAAAGGGCTTGAATCCGACGCGTGCGATCGGTCATATCAAGTCTATGCTGCTGCAAAGAGGCGCATAA
- the sdhA gene encoding succinate dehydrogenase flavoprotein subunit, producing MKLPVREFDAVVIGAGGAGMRAALQISQAGSTCALLSKVFPTRSHTVSAQGGITVALGNNHEDNWEWHMYDTVKGSDYIGDQEAIEYMCKTGPEAILELEHMGLPFSRLDDGRIYQRPFGGQSLNFGGEQAARTAAAADRTGHALLHTLYQQNLKNHTTIFSEWYALDLVKNQDGAVVGTTAICIETGEVVYFKAKATVLATGGAGRIYQSTTNAHINTGDGVGMALRAGVPVQDMEMWQFHPTGIAGAGVLVTEGCRGEGGYLLNKHGERFMERYAPNAKDLAGRDVVARSIMIEIREGRGCDGPWGPHAKLKLDHLGKDVLESRLPGILELSRTFAHVDPVKEPIPVIPTCHYMMGGIPTKVTGQALTVNEKGEDVVIPGLFAVGEIACVSVHGANRLGGNSLLDLVVFGRAAGMHLQESLAEQGESRDASESDVEASLERLNRWNNTRSGEDPVEIRKALQACMQNNFSVFREGDAMAKGLEELKVIRERLKNARLDDTSSEFNTQRIECLELDNLMETAYSTAVSANFRTESRGAHSRFDFPERDDANWLCHSLYLPQSESMTRREVNMQPKLRAAFPPKVRSY from the coding sequence ATGAAACTGCCAGTCAGAGAGTTTGATGCAGTTGTGATCGGTGCGGGCGGCGCAGGTATGCGTGCAGCGCTGCAGATTTCTCAAGCGGGCTCAACCTGTGCTTTGCTTTCCAAGGTATTTCCTACCCGTTCCCATACTGTGTCTGCACAGGGGGGTATTACTGTTGCCCTAGGTAATAACCATGAAGACAACTGGGAATGGCATATGTATGACACGGTGAAAGGTTCCGATTATATCGGAGACCAAGAAGCCATTGAGTATATGTGTAAAACCGGCCCGGAAGCTATTTTGGAACTGGAACACATGGGGCTGCCGTTCTCACGCTTGGACGATGGCCGTATTTATCAGCGCCCGTTCGGTGGCCAATCGTTAAACTTTGGTGGTGAACAGGCGGCACGAACCGCAGCAGCGGCTGACCGTACCGGGCATGCGCTACTACATACGCTTTATCAGCAAAACCTGAAGAATCACACCACTATTTTCTCCGAATGGTATGCACTGGATCTGGTGAAAAATCAGGATGGTGCAGTAGTCGGTACAACGGCCATCTGTATCGAAACCGGTGAAGTGGTGTACTTCAAGGCTAAAGCAACCGTGTTGGCGACAGGCGGCGCAGGCCGTATTTATCAATCCACGACCAATGCCCATATTAATACCGGCGATGGCGTCGGTATGGCATTGCGCGCTGGTGTGCCAGTACAGGACATGGAAATGTGGCAGTTCCACCCAACGGGGATCGCGGGTGCCGGTGTATTGGTAACCGAAGGTTGTCGTGGTGAAGGTGGCTACCTGCTGAATAAACATGGCGAACGTTTCATGGAGCGTTACGCACCAAACGCCAAAGATTTGGCGGGTCGCGATGTAGTCGCTCGCTCAATAATGATCGAAATTCGCGAAGGCCGTGGCTGTGATGGTCCTTGGGGCCCGCATGCCAAACTGAAACTGGATCACTTGGGTAAAGATGTTCTGGAATCGCGTCTACCAGGTATTTTGGAACTGTCACGCACCTTTGCACACGTTGATCCGGTGAAAGAACCGATCCCGGTTATTCCAACCTGTCACTACATGATGGGCGGTATTCCAACCAAAGTGACCGGTCAGGCGTTGACCGTGAATGAAAAAGGCGAAGATGTAGTGATCCCTGGCTTGTTTGCCGTTGGGGAAATTGCCTGTGTATCAGTACATGGTGCTAACCGTCTGGGCGGTAACTCGTTGCTGGATCTGGTGGTGTTTGGCCGTGCCGCCGGTATGCACTTGCAGGAATCTTTGGCAGAACAGGGCGAAAGCCGCGATGCCAGCGAATCCGATGTGGAAGCCTCTCTGGAGCGTCTCAACCGTTGGAATAATACTCGCTCGGGTGAAGACCCGGTAGAAATTCGCAAGGCATTACAAGCCTGTATGCAGAATAACTTCTCTGTGTTCCGTGAGGGTGATGCGATGGCAAAAGGTTTGGAAGAGCTGAAAGTGATCCGCGAGCGTCTGAAGAATGCTCGTCTGGATGATACTTCGAGCGAGTTTAATACTCAGCGTATCGAATGCCTAGAGCTGGATAACCTGATGGAAACCGCTTATTCCACTGCGGTTTCTGCCAACTTCCGTACGGAGAGCCGTGGTGCGCATAGCCGCTTCGATTTCCCTGAGCGTGACGACGCGAACTGGTTATGCCATTCGCTGTATTTGCCGCAATCAGAGAGTATGACGCGTCGTGAAGTGAATATGCAGCCTAAACTGCGTGCGGCATTCCCGCCGAAAGTGCGTTCTTACTAA
- the sdhD gene encoding succinate dehydrogenase membrane anchor subunit: MVSNVSALGRNGVHDWLLIRASAIVITLYVLYILGFVVMAPDMTYEIWRGFFAAPITKVFTLLTLLSILVHAWIGMWQVLTDYIKPLALRLVLQLVIVVALLVYLLYGTIVVWGA; the protein is encoded by the coding sequence ATGGTAAGCAACGTTTCTGCGTTAGGACGTAACGGCGTACACGACTGGTTGTTAATTCGTGCTTCCGCAATCGTTATCACCCTGTATGTTCTTTATATTCTGGGCTTTGTTGTTATGGCTCCAGATATGACCTATGAAATTTGGCGTGGTTTCTTCGCCGCTCCTATTACGAAAGTATTCACCTTGCTGACGTTGTTGTCGATTCTGGTTCATGCCTGGATTGGAATGTGGCAGGTGCTGACGGACTATATCAAACCACTGGCGTTACGCTTGGTGCTGCAACTGGTCATCGTTGTCGCATTATTGGTCTATTTACTGTACGGAACAATCGTAGTGTGGGGGGCTTAA
- the pxpB gene encoding 5-oxoprolinase subunit PxpB, which produces MQRARYYLLGERAVVLELAPPVTLHSQQRIWALAEKLTQHSDVQEVVPGMNNLTLLLHTPKADADAMIALLRQGWEGSESLELESRNVDIPVIYGGEYGPDLDEVAQHTGMTAKQVVECHSSALYVVYFLGFQPGFTYLGGMPERLATPRRAEPRLSVSAGSVGIGGEQTGIYPLVTPGGWQLIGRTSLALFNPKEMPPTLLRPGDNVRFVPQKEGVC; this is translated from the coding sequence GTGCAACGAGCACGATATTATCTACTGGGGGAACGCGCTGTAGTGCTTGAATTGGCACCACCCGTGACGTTACACAGCCAACAGCGCATCTGGGCATTGGCGGAAAAATTAACCCAACACAGCGATGTGCAGGAAGTGGTTCCTGGCATGAACAATCTGACGTTACTGCTGCATACGCCAAAAGCAGATGCCGATGCGATGATTGCACTTTTGCGGCAGGGTTGGGAAGGAAGCGAAAGTCTGGAGCTCGAATCTCGTAATGTGGATATCCCGGTTATCTATGGCGGTGAGTATGGGCCTGATTTGGATGAAGTGGCTCAGCATACTGGCATGACGGCGAAGCAGGTTGTTGAATGCCATTCGTCGGCGCTCTATGTGGTTTACTTCCTCGGCTTCCAGCCTGGATTTACTTACCTTGGAGGAATGCCTGAAAGGCTTGCTACCCCACGTCGTGCAGAGCCACGTTTGTCAGTTTCTGCTGGTTCGGTAGGCATAGGCGGAGAACAGACGGGTATCTATCCATTGGTGACTCCTGGTGGTTGGCAATTGATTGGCCGTACCTCTCTGGCGTTGTTTAATCCTAAAGAAATGCCGCCGACGCTGCTGCGCCCGGGCGATAACGTGCGTTTTGTGCCACAGAAGGAAGGCGTATGTTGA
- a CDS encoding DUF979 domain-containing protein yields MNFQQQYLYWLAGIVLLIVAVMSFRDRANPRRITTGLFWALYGLIFLVGDWTYELLGSGVEAKRQLHIVVGVFVVAMALIAGFGGVRLGSYHQRSPQEREASAKRLGNRLFIPALAIPIVTVIGVLLFNNIPALQLAVFGSGNHATLITLFSMTVGCLLGLIVAVKMTHENALQPVQEARRLLDSIGWAFILPQILATLGLLFTTAGVGTAISHLTQEYLAVDNRFIAVAVYAVGMAVLTMVMGNAFAAFPIVTAGIGIPILVLQHGGNPAVMAAIGMFSGYCGTLMTPMAANFNIVPAALLELPDKNAVIKAQIPTGITLLLVNVFLLYFMMFL; encoded by the coding sequence ATGAATTTCCAGCAGCAGTACTTATACTGGTTGGCGGGGATTGTATTACTGATCGTTGCTGTGATGTCTTTTCGCGATCGCGCTAACCCACGCCGTATTACAACAGGCCTGTTCTGGGCATTGTATGGACTGATTTTCCTGGTGGGAGATTGGACTTATGAACTACTGGGAAGTGGTGTAGAAGCTAAACGTCAATTGCACATTGTTGTGGGTGTATTTGTGGTGGCAATGGCCTTGATCGCCGGTTTTGGTGGCGTTCGTCTCGGCAGTTACCACCAACGTAGCCCACAAGAGAGAGAGGCTAGTGCCAAACGACTGGGGAATCGGTTGTTTATTCCAGCGCTGGCGATCCCGATAGTGACTGTGATCGGTGTGCTGTTGTTCAATAATATTCCAGCGTTGCAACTTGCCGTCTTTGGCAGCGGTAACCATGCGACATTGATAACGTTGTTCTCTATGACCGTGGGTTGCCTGTTGGGGCTAATTGTTGCAGTGAAGATGACCCATGAAAATGCATTACAACCGGTTCAGGAAGCTCGCCGCCTGTTGGACTCCATCGGTTGGGCATTTATCCTGCCACAGATATTGGCTACTCTCGGTCTCCTATTTACTACCGCTGGTGTTGGTACCGCTATTTCTCATTTGACGCAGGAATATCTGGCAGTAGATAACCGCTTTATTGCTGTGGCTGTGTATGCCGTTGGTATGGCAGTGTTGACGATGGTGATGGGGAATGCTTTTGCGGCCTTTCCGATTGTTACGGCGGGCATTGGTATTCCTATTCTGGTGCTGCAACACGGTGGTAACCCGGCGGTGATGGCGGCAATAGGTATGTTTTCCGGCTATTGCGGCACGTTAATGACCCCAATGGCAGCCAACTTTAATATTGTACCGGCGGCATTATTGGAGTTGCCGGACAAGAATGCGGTTATCAAAGCGCAGATCCCGACTGGGATCACGTTGTTGTTGGTTAACGTGTTCCTGCTTTATTTCATGATGTTTCTATAG
- the pxpC gene encoding 5-oxoprolinase subunit PxpC, whose product MLKILRAGIYTTIQDLGRNGFRQLGVSQGGVLDVPAMKIANLLVGNAPDAAGLEITLGQFSAEFTRPGWIALTGAGCDAQLDDKPVWTGWRYPVKKGQRLTLKLPKHGMRSYLALSGGIAVPKVLGSCSTDIKAGFGGFEGRQLKEGDSLPLGKSQKLPSRSIGVKQLLSSNRIRVIPGPEYDEFSVKAQEDFWRTAWQLSPQSNRMGYRLYGSSTLTRTTEREMLSHGLLPGVIQVPHNGQPIVLMADAQTTGGYPRIACVIEADLYHLAQIRLGETIRFVSCTLVEAQQAKAEQDHFIQQIAWGIK is encoded by the coding sequence ATGTTGAAAATTTTGCGCGCGGGTATTTACACCACGATTCAAGATCTTGGGCGGAACGGTTTCCGGCAGTTGGGGGTCAGCCAAGGAGGTGTTCTTGATGTGCCTGCAATGAAAATCGCTAACTTGCTGGTGGGGAATGCACCTGATGCGGCAGGTCTTGAGATTACGTTAGGGCAGTTTAGTGCCGAATTTACCCGCCCCGGTTGGATCGCGTTAACGGGGGCAGGCTGCGATGCACAACTGGATGATAAGCCTGTGTGGACCGGCTGGCGTTATCCAGTGAAAAAAGGCCAACGGCTGACGCTGAAATTACCTAAACATGGGATGCGCAGTTATTTGGCGCTTTCCGGTGGGATCGCCGTCCCAAAAGTATTGGGGTCCTGCAGTACCGATATCAAAGCAGGTTTTGGCGGATTTGAAGGTCGGCAATTAAAAGAAGGCGATAGTTTGCCGCTGGGCAAGTCGCAAAAATTACCATCGCGCAGTATCGGCGTTAAACAACTACTGTCTAGTAACCGTATCCGTGTCATTCCCGGGCCTGAATATGATGAATTTAGTGTGAAAGCGCAGGAGGACTTTTGGCGAACGGCTTGGCAGCTTAGCCCCCAGAGTAACCGAATGGGTTATCGTCTGTATGGCAGCAGTACCCTAACGCGCACGACTGAACGTGAAATGCTTTCCCACGGCCTTTTGCCGGGAGTGATTCAGGTTCCCCATAATGGTCAACCTATCGTGCTGATGGCTGATGCGCAAACGACCGGTGGTTATCCGCGTATTGCCTGCGTTATCGAAGCCGATCTCTACCACTTAGCTCAGATCCGTCTGGGCGAGACAATTCGTTTTGTCTCCTGTACGTTAGTTGAGGCGCAGCAAGCCAAAGCTGAGCAGGACCACTTTATTCAACAGATTGCCTGGGGGATTAAATGA
- a CDS encoding DUF969 domain-containing protein, with the protein MEQTVNLWPLIGIVAIVVGFLLRFNPVLVVIAAGIITGLSAMMPLDVILEKLGEGFLNTRNLPLILLLPLAVIGLLERHGLKERAQAWIAKIKSATAGRLLIVYLFVREVTAAMGLTSLGGHPQMVRPLLAPMAEGATESRYGQLPEAVRNRLRAMSAATDNIGLFFGEDIFVAFGAIIFMHNFMLESGGIQTEPLHIALWGIPTAIFAFLIHAFRLYRMDKKLSVELAKLNRAALQAKGDGQ; encoded by the coding sequence ATGGAGCAAACCGTAAATCTCTGGCCGCTGATTGGTATTGTCGCGATAGTGGTTGGATTTCTTTTACGCTTTAACCCGGTGTTGGTGGTGATCGCTGCGGGTATTATCACCGGATTGTCGGCGATGATGCCTTTGGATGTGATTTTGGAAAAGCTGGGTGAAGGGTTTCTCAATACTCGCAACTTGCCTTTGATCTTGTTATTACCCCTGGCTGTTATCGGTCTGTTAGAGCGCCACGGATTGAAAGAACGGGCGCAGGCTTGGATTGCCAAAATCAAAAGTGCTACCGCAGGGCGTTTACTGATCGTCTACCTGTTTGTCAGGGAAGTGACAGCCGCAATGGGGCTGACAAGCCTGGGTGGGCATCCGCAAATGGTGCGTCCGTTATTGGCTCCGATGGCGGAGGGGGCAACTGAAAGCCGTTATGGTCAGTTGCCGGAAGCAGTACGCAATCGCTTGCGTGCGATGTCTGCCGCAACGGATAACATCGGGCTGTTTTTTGGTGAAGATATCTTCGTCGCTTTTGGTGCGATTATCTTCATGCATAACTTTATGCTGGAATCTGGTGGTATTCAGACTGAACCGTTGCATATTGCACTTTGGGGGATTCCAACGGCGATCTTTGCGTTCTTGATCCACGCTTTCCGTTTGTATCGTATGGATAAAAAATTATCGGTTGAACTTGCCAAACTCAACCGTGCTGCGCTGCAGGCGAAAGGGGATGGCCAATGA
- the sdhC gene encoding succinate dehydrogenase cytochrome b556 subunit, translating to MGKTVKKQRPVNLNLQTIQFPVTAIASILHRVSGVITFVAVGILLWLLGISLSSQEGFLQAAAIMNSFFVKFILWGILTALAYHICGGIRHLLMDFGYIEESLAAGTRSAQIAFGLTVLLSILAGVLVW from the coding sequence GTGGGCAAAACTGTGAAAAAACAAAGACCTGTCAACCTGAATCTGCAAACGATTCAGTTTCCTGTAACTGCGATAGCGTCCATCTTACACCGAGTCTCTGGCGTAATCACTTTCGTCGCTGTGGGTATTCTTCTCTGGCTGTTGGGTATCTCTCTCTCTTCTCAGGAAGGTTTCCTCCAAGCTGCCGCCATCATGAATAGCTTCTTCGTGAAATTTATCTTGTGGGGAATACTCACCGCGCTCGCCTATCACATTTGCGGTGGCATCCGTCACCTGTTGATGGATTTTGGCTATATCGAAGAGAGTTTAGCCGCAGGTACCCGTTCTGCCCAGATAGCGTTCGGTCTTACCGTTCTGCTATCAATTCTGGCTGGAGTGCTCGTATGGTAA
- the pcp gene encoding pyroglutamyl-peptidase I: MRKVLITGFEPFDGEHVNPSWEVVKRLNDLELAGVHIVVRQLPCVFGEALVVLNAAIDEVQPAMILAIGQAGGRTDITLERVAININDARIPDNQGQQPIDQAIVEGGPAAYFSTLPIKAMVNAMRDAGIPATVSQTAGTYVCNHVMYGLLHRLSGQKQVRGGFIHIPYLPEQATLHPGAPSMSAHTVLVALELAISVALQVEQDLKLEGGATH; the protein is encoded by the coding sequence ATGCGGAAGGTATTGATTACCGGTTTTGAACCCTTTGATGGTGAGCATGTAAACCCTTCCTGGGAAGTGGTGAAACGGCTTAACGATCTGGAGCTTGCTGGTGTGCATATTGTTGTGCGTCAGTTGCCTTGTGTTTTTGGTGAGGCATTGGTGGTATTAAACGCGGCCATTGATGAGGTACAGCCGGCAATGATCCTGGCGATTGGCCAGGCAGGTGGGCGTACCGATATCACGCTAGAAAGGGTAGCGATTAACATTAACGATGCTCGTATCCCAGATAATCAGGGGCAACAGCCGATCGATCAGGCTATTGTAGAGGGTGGCCCCGCAGCCTATTTCAGCACGTTGCCCATCAAAGCGATGGTCAACGCCATGCGTGATGCCGGCATTCCTGCTACGGTATCGCAAACGGCGGGGACTTACGTTTGCAACCACGTCATGTACGGTCTGTTACACCGCTTAAGCGGGCAGAAACAGGTACGGGGTGGTTTTATCCATATCCCTTATCTACCTGAGCAGGCCACGTTACATCCCGGTGCACCAAGTATGTCTGCCCATACGGTATTAGTCGCTCTGGAATTGGCGATTTCTGTCGCTTTGCAGGTAGAGCAGGACCTAAAGCTAGAAGGAGGAGCCACACACTGA